The Salvelinus sp. IW2-2015 linkage group LG8, ASM291031v2, whole genome shotgun sequence genome window below encodes:
- the LOC111967724 gene encoding LOW QUALITY PROTEIN: retinol-binding protein 3-like (The sequence of the model RefSeq protein was modified relative to this genomic sequence to represent the inferred CDS: substituted 3 bases at 3 genomic stop codons) — MAVGRFSQALLVLFCHVLYSSSSFQPALVLDMAKILLDNYCFPENLVGMQEAIQQAINSGEILKISDRKTLASVLTAGVQGALNDPRLTVSFEPNFVPVMPPALPSLPMEQLIRLVRNSVKLEVLENNVGYLRIDRIIGEETAAKLGPLLRENIWTKVTHASSLIFDLRYSTAGELDGVPFIISYFSDPEPLIHIDTVFDRPSNTTKELWTMSSIMGERYGKRKDLIVLTSKRTMGAAEAIAYTLKHLNRAIIVGERSAGGSVKVQKIRIGDSGFYITVPVARSVNPITGQSWEVSGVSPSVNINAKEAVANAKNLLAVRSAIPNAVQSVSDIIRQYYSFTDRVPALLQHLESTDFFSVISEEDLANRINYELQSVSEDPRLMIKLTQDHPVIIEEDFEPENIPNDPAFLTNLVDTVFKVRILTGNTGYLRLDKFGEVSVMAXXGEQIAXKIWEXLKDTENLIIELRYNTGGSSASMGILLSFLQDPSQQFHFFTIYDRIQNTTTELNTLSGLXGPPXGSKRGVYILTSBXTAXAGEEFAYLMHSLHRGTLIGEITSGTLMHSKSFQVEDTXIVITVPFINXIDNNGECWLGGGVVPEAIVLAEEAVDHXHEXIEFHXEVXSLVEGTGELXEVHXAIPEVANKXRRVLLXKWAEGSYRSVVDXESLASHLTXDLQETSGDHRLHLFYCDIEPESLHDMPKIPTAEEVGYIIDALFKIEVMPGNVGYFRFDMMADIEVMRAIGPELIRLVWSKLVNTDTMIIDMRYNTGGYSTAIPLLCTYFFDAEPLRHLYTVFDRSTTTMTEVMTLPQIQGQRYGSTKDIYILTSHMTGSAAEAFTRTMKDLNRATVIGEPTIGGSLSSATYQIGNSILYASIPNQVVLSAVTGKSWEVAGVTPDVEVDAEDALAAAIKIINLRAEVPAILEATGALVADNYAFENVGADVAEKLAATSGDYNLISSKVELEAKLSADLMTLSGDKCLKTTHNIPALPPMIPSPEMFIELIKVSFHTDLFENNIGYLRFDMFGDFEEVQAIAQIIVEHVWNKVVNTDALIVDLRNNVGGPTTAIAGFCSYFFDADKQVLLDKLYDRPSGTTKELWSLPELTGARYGTKKSLIILTSGATAGAAEEFVYIMKKHGRAMIVGETTNGASHPPETFRVGESEVFLSIPTTHSDTTQGPAWEGAGVAPHIPVPADAALDTAKGILNKHFAGAKK; from the exons ATGGCAGTAGGTCGGTTCTCACAAGCGTTGCTGGTGCTTTTTTGCCATGTTCTCTACTCCAGCTCTTCTTTCCAGCCAGCTCTGGTGCTGGATATGGCGAAAATTCTCCTCGACAACTACTGCTTCCCTGAGAATCTAGTCGGGATGCAGGAGGCCATTCAGCAAGCCATCAACAGCGGAGAAATCCTCAAAATATCTGACCGCAAGACCTTAGCATCTGTGCTGACGGCTGGCGTGCAGGGTGCACTCAATGACCCTCGGCTGACTGTGTCCTTCGAGCCAAACTTTGTCCCAGTGATGCCGCCGGCTCTCCCATCTCTTCCCATGGAGCAGCTCATCCGGCTGGTCAGAAACTCTGTGAAGCTGGAGGTCCTTGAGAACAATGTCGGCTACCTGAGGATCGACCGGATTATAGGGGAGGAGACCGCAGCCAAGCTTGGCCCGCTGCTCCGGGAGAACATCTGGACCAAGGTCACGCACGCCTCCTCGTTAATCTTTGATCTGCGCTACAGCACAGCTGGGGAGCTGGACGGAGTCCCTTTCATCATCTCCTACTTCTCCGACCCAGAACCTCTCATTCACATTGACACTGTGTTTGAtcggccctccaacaccactaagGAGCTATGGACTATGTCATCTATCATGGGAGAGAGGTATGGAAAGAGAAAAGACCTCATCGTATTAACCAGTAAGCGTACTATGGGTGCGGCTGAGGCAATCGCCTACACTCTGAAGCATTTGAACAGGGCTATAATTGTTGGAGAGAGGTCAGCCGGGGGGTCAGTGAAAGTGCAGAAGATAAGAATAGGAGATTCTGGTTTCTACATCACAGTTCCTGTGGCCAGGTCAGTGAACCCAATAACAGGCCAAAGCTGGGAAGTGAGTGGAGTATCTCCCTCTGTAAATATCAATGCCAAGGAGGCTGTTGCCAATGCCAAAAATCTACTGGCTGTCAGGAGTGCCATTCCAAACGCCGTCCAGAGCGTCTCTGACATCATCAGGCAGTACTACTCATTCACAGACAGAGTACCGGCTCTCCTTCAACATCTGGAATCCACCGATTTTTTTTCTGTCATTTCAGAGGAGGACCTGGCGAATAGAATCAACTACGAACTGCAGTCTGTGTCAGAGGACCCTCGTCTGATGatcaaactgacccaagatcaccCGGTTATCATTGAGGAAGACTTTGAACCTGAGAACATACCAAACGATCCAGCATTTCTCACAAACCTGGTGGATACAGTCTTCAAAGTACGCATCTTAACTGGAAACACTGGTTATCTCCGCTTRGACAAGTTTGGAGARGTGTCAGTGATGGCCAWARTAGGAGAGCAGATTGCSCWAAAAATCTGGGAGSCCCTCAAAGACACAGAGAACCTCATCATCGARCTGCGATACAACACAGGRGGGTCRTCAGCTTCCATGGGCATCCTGCTCTCCTTCCTCCAAGACCCGTCACAACAGTTCCACTTCTTCACCATATACGACAGGATCCAGAACACCACCACTGAGTTRAACACGCTTTCRGGCCTCCRAGGCCCACCCTARGGGTCTAAACGMGGAGTGTACATCCTGACTAGTRACTWTACCGCRYGTGCWGGGGAGGAATTTGCTTATCTGATGCAYTCMCTGCACCGTGGCACCCTCATCGGGGAAATCACATCRGGGACCCTMATGCACTCCAAGTCKTTCCAGGTGGAAGACACYYACATTGTCATCACCGTCCCCTTCATAAACWTCATAGACAACAACGGGGAGTGCTGGCTAGGRGGAGGCGTGGTCCCCGARGCCATAGTGCTTGCTGAGGAGGCRGTMGACCACYCRCATGAGATKATAGAGTTTCACAYGGAGGTTCMSTCACTGGTGGAGGGGACYGGGGAGCTCRTGGAAGTACACTARGCCATCCCTGAGGTCGCCAACAAGSTCAGRAGAGTGCTGCTCYRCAAATGGGCCGAGGGCTCYTATCGATCGGTGGTSGACTARGAGTCTCTGGCATCCCAYCTYACAYCTGACCTCCAGGAGACYTCAGGRGACCACCGGCTGCACYTATTCTACTGCGACATCGAACCCGAGTCTCTGCATGACATGCCAAAAATCCCAACAGCTGAGGAGGTGGGTTACATCATAGACGCGCTGTTCAAGATCGAGGTGATGCCCGGGAACGTGGGCTACTTCAGGTTCGACATGATGGCAGACATAGAAGTGATGAGAGCCATCGGCCCTGAGCTGATTAGACTGGTGTGGAGCAAGCTGGTGAACACGGACACAATGATCATCGACATGAGATACAACACAGGTGGTTACTCCACAGCCATCCCACTCCTCTGCACCTACTTCTTCGATGCTGAGCCCCTGAGGCACCTCTACACCGTATTTGATCGCTCCACAACCACCATGACCGAGGTCATGACCCTGCCTCAGATCCAGGGTCAGAGGTACGGCTCCACCAAGGACATCTACATCCTCACTAGTCACATGACGGGGTCGGCTGCCGAGGCGTTCACGCGGACCATGAAGGACCTTAACAGGGCGACAGTGATCGGGGAGCCGACCATCGGAGGGTCCCTGTCCAGTGCCACCTACCAGATCGGGAACAGTATCCTGTATGCCTCCATACCTAACCAGGTGGTCTTGAGTGCTGTTACTGGGAAA TCCTGGGAGGTCGCCGGCGTGACGCCCGATGTTGAGGTCGATGCTGAAGACGCCCTGGCCGCTGCCATTAAGATCATAAACCTCCGTGCCGAGGTCCCTGCCATTCTCGAGGCTACTGGCGCTCTGGTGGCCGACAACTACGCCTTTGAGAATGTCGGAGCGGACGTTGCGGAGAAGCTGGCGGCAACGAGCGGCGACTACAACTTGATATCTTCAAAGGTGGAGCTGGAGGCAAAACTCTCCGCTGACCTCATGACACTGTCCGGAGACAAATGCCTGAAGACCACCCACAACATCCCAGCCCTGCCACCAATG ATcccatctccagagatgttcattgAGCTGATCAAGGTCTCATTCCACACGGATCTGTTTGAGAACAACATTGGTTACCTGCGCTTTGACATGTTTGGTGACTTCGAAGAGGTTCAGGCCATTGCCCAGATCATCGTGGAGCATGTGTGGAACAAAGTTGTTAACACCGATGCTCTGATTGTTGATCTCAG GAACAACGTGGGCGGACCCACCACTGCCATTGCAGGCTTCTGCTCCTACTTTTTTGATGCAGACAAGCAGGTCTTGCTGGACAAACTGTACGACAGACCGTCTGGCACCACTAAGGAGCTGTGGTCTCTGCCTGAGCTCACTG
- the LOC111967722 gene encoding growth/differentiation factor 10-like: MAKILLPLVHLLLFLNSSIGKISSVEPSDITQHDSNIEQATDQSSARETASRDMVSINMFKLYEKYSKEPHRHRDGNTVRSFKAIPGVSANSVWFHFNLSTIQESEVILSATFHFLDQRPRHRPWICRRSRNASCRIQHLQQLPPSQLLFRGTSPNSAFASALGNVTLPPPRRGXWQTREVSGVVKEAHVLGELLISAEFDFGVRPQRSQERLSPASLPYVLVYANDMSISEPNSVAMTLQRYGPFPSGEEPTRSPNASPPASRLKREAVSPLDQIQNNDLPEVQFHTLKNHELWESTYLAPKIKPSVKDGRKQGQDSSDGLNKPQVLSFDERTMKKARRRQWSEPRVCARRYLRVDFADIGWSEWVLAPKAFDAYYCAGTCRFPIPKVIRPSNHATIQSIVRAVGIVPGIPEPCCVPDRMSSLSVLFLDPSRNMVLKVYPNMAVETCGCX, from the exons ATGGCAAAGATATTATTACCTCTGGTgcatttgttattatttttaaattccaGTATCGGGAAAATTTCATCCGTGGAGCCATCCGACATCACGCAGCACGACAGCAATATCGAACAAGCTACGGATCAGTCTTCCGCGCGCGAAACCGCATCGCGGGACATGGTCTCAATCAATATGTTCAAACTCTATGAAAAGTACAGTAAGGAGCCTCACCGCCATCGAGACGGAAATACCGTGAGAAGTTTTAAAGCTATTCCAG GAGTCTCCGCGAACAGCGTGTGGTTCCATTTCAACCTGTCAACCATCCAGGAGTCGGAGGTCATCCTGTCCGCCACATTCCACTTCCTGGACCAGCGTCCCCGCCACCGGCCCTGGATCTGCCGGCGCTCCCGAAACGCTTCCTGTCGCATTCAGCACCTCCAGCAGCTTCCCCCGTCCCAGCTCCTCTTCCGAGGAACGTCCCCGAACTCTGCCTTTGCCTCCGCGCTGGGCAACGTCACCCTGCCCCCTCCCAGGAGAGGGWCCTGGCAGACAAGGGAAGTCTCCGGTGTAGTCAAAGAGGCCCACGTCCTGGGAGAGCTCCTCATCTCTGCAGAGTTTGACTTTGGGGTGAGGCCCCAGAGGAGCCAGGAGCGCCTCTCTCCAGCCAGCCTACCATACGTCCTGGTGTACGCCAACGACATGTCCATATCTGAGCCCAACAGCGTGGCCATGACCTTGCAGAGGTACGGGCCTTTCCCTTCAGGCGAGGAGCCCACCCGGTCCCCCAATGCATCTCCTCCAGCCTCCAGGCTGAAAAGAGAAGCAGTGTCCCCCCTGGACCAAATACAGAACAATGACCTGCCCGAAGTCCAGTTTCACACCCTGAAGAACCATGAACTATGGGAGAGCACTTACTTGGCTCCCAAGATTAAGCCCTCAGTGAAAGATGGGCGAAAGCAAGGCCAGGACAGCAGTGACGGCTTGAATAAGCCCCAGGTGCTGAGCTTTGACGAGAGGACCATGAAGAAGGCTCGCAGGAGACAGTGGAGTGAGCCCAGGGTCTGCGCGCGACGCTACCTGAGAGTGGACTTTGCAGACATCGGCTGGAGCGAGTGGGTGTTAGCCCCGAAAGCCTTCGATGCCTACTACTGTGCGGGCACCTGCAGATTTCCTATTCCAAAG GTTATCCGGCCCTCGAACCATGCCACCATCCAGAGCATTGTGAGGGCGGTGGGAATCGTTCCCGGCATTCCGGAGCCCTGCTGTGTTCCGGACAGGATGAGCTCTCTGAGTGTTCTCTTCCTGGACCCCAGCCGGAACATGGTGCTGAAGGTTTACCCCAACATGGCTGTGGAGACCTGTGGCTGCCYGTAG
- the LOC111967723 gene encoding growth/differentiation factor 2, which produces MRCSRRFLFQMCLSLLVSTGSCRCKPLNDVLQSEDRGGFPETSEQDLVEEEDRLHSFLGTMKEEFLRKLNLSDVPQEHGKIYPPPFMIELYNKYASDASSMPRSDVIRSFTVQDVSHSEKNGTKSKHRLLFNVTVPNHEEVTMAELRLFTLLDNRTTSTSTNGIGASIKVYEVEYKGNKAIVHLVDGKEVIGTHHSWETFEVTTAIQSWVKSDRGASEFEVVVDRWDCGPFKGGGLDVSVGVGVRDNTAAALIVFSDDLGSRKREAKKELREMIVHEEETLFSGTDYNEIPLDLHPRRKRQADTNYCRRTSMRVNFKDIGWDQWIVAPPEYDAFECRGVCYYPLTDDMTPSKHALIQTLVNLKNPKKANMACCVPTKLDPITVMYQENGVITIRHPYEEMKVAECGCR; this is translated from the exons ATGCGGTGCTCAAGGCGTTTCCTCTTCCAGATGTGTCTGAGTTTGCTGGTGTCCACGGGCTCCTGTCGGTGCAAGCCACTGAACGATGTCCTCCAAAGTGAAGATCGCGGGGGCTTCCCTGAGACTTCTGAGCAGGACCTAGTCGAAGAGGAGGACAGGTTACACAGCTTTCTGGGAACCATGAAGGAAGAGTTTCTGAGGAAACTCAATTTATCCGATGTCCCACAGGAGCACGGCAAGATTTACCCGCCGCCGTTCATGATTGAACTGTACAACAAGTATGCCTCCGACGCGTCCTCGATGCCTCGTTCTGATGTAATTCGCAGCTTCACCGTTCAAG ATGTCAGTCACTCTGAAAAAAATGGCACCAAGTCAAAACACAGACTTCTGTTCAATGTAACTGTCCCAAATCACGAAGAGGTCACCATGGCAGAACTCAGGCTGTTCACCCTGCTGGATAACAGGACAACCTCAACCTCTACCAATGGGATCGGGGCTTCCATAAAGGTCTATGAAGTGGAGTATAAAGGGAACAAGGCCATTGTCCACCTTGTGGATGGGAAAGAGGTCATTGGGACCCATCACTCTTGGGAAACRTTTGAAGTGACCACTGCCATCCAGAGTTGGGTCAAGTCGGACCGCGGGGCCAGTGAGTTTGAAGTGGTGGTCGACAGGTGGGACTGTGGGCCTTTCAAAGGCGGAGGTTTGGACGTGAGCGTGGGTGTGGGTGTGAGGGATAACACGGCAGCTGCTTTGATCGTCTTCTCTGACGACCTggggagcaggaagagagaggccAAGAAGGAACTGAGGGAGATGATAGTTCATGAGGAAGAGACACTCTTCTCAGGGACCGACTACAATGAGATCCCCTTGGACTTACACCCCAGGCGGAAGAGGCAGGCGGACACCAACTACTGCCGACGGACCTCCATGCGAGTCAACTTCAAAGATATCGGCTGGGACCAGTGGATCGTAGCGCCCCCTGAGTATGACGCCTTTGAGTGTAGAGGCGTGTGTTACTACCCCCTGACTGACGACATGACCCCTTCCAAACACGCTCTCATCCAAACCCTGGTCAATCTCAAGAACCCCAAAAAAGCCAACATGGCGTGTTGTGTTCCCACAAAACTGGACCCCATCACGGTCATGTACCAGGAGAATGGTGTCATCACTATACGACACCCGTACGAGGAGATGAAGGTGGCAGAGTGTGGATGTAGGTAG